In Tachysurus fulvidraco isolate hzauxx_2018 chromosome 25, HZAU_PFXX_2.0, whole genome shotgun sequence, the following proteins share a genomic window:
- the si:dkeyp-97a10.3 gene encoding uncharacterized protein si:dkeyp-97a10.3 isoform X1 — MNVLLCPFGVIILAVLPLTSCQDPVPIQFQSSPVLVATGTNAVFTVQTISNIYSITWLTPEGGTLGQWINNQAVLNSIAQYQGRVNISATQLTISNTRLNDAGNYTVTVTPSGSTGLSTNSRSVTLSVFVAVGDVSLVAPSVTIEGGNASLTCSWTSGTNTSVTWGKGSTNLPSDPRFIINAGSLVISPVNRNDAGQYSCTVSNPVSSKTATASLTVYYGPDTPQVTRTSSECVGGGDATIGQTVQLTCVSVSLPPALLSWQFNGLPLTASQANGGTLNLQIFSTNQSGQYTCIASNSITTQTSQQQLSLNVVATCLSVGAVAGIVVACFVALVLIIVAIILILRQRNVDQRLRTVTEQRKENLNNRQTVLPAPQNGHDNPGFLGQGDQPDPPLHYNRISRSKDQQTTNQHNINNDLPIQNRTPNTSAVQPNGNLNTGVVSNDANLNSNAHLHNSQWNDLIASSNQHNRSFQQVGQQNPNILIQTGHAESGPHTVLINLNTLPQHQNATTQPHTVQVSLSAPQPSSGPNQYNMQYNDQQSNAVQQEPATTSHSNLHHVSGPHSNPQTRMDNNLNTAQPANNSALRNGQPRNQRITNQTRSRQNTDDTFNYSAQTRTQLGRVLSVDYSDDDTHPRQMPWDRIHGTPQYPNPQMDSYEFQNSAQQNSSLDSESGRTAPDVRSWRSPGNEQMRSISRASRRNFLRQLAHSTAQRRSRADRNMLRQVTQSNVINQPRAEHQSRTAPQNIASQRHGMNSTDITVPVSQQQTVQIQPNQPTHLISQAGPDQRQSGPLNAAIPNTVRLTQAALQQHTIQAPNPFVNRIHQTQSALQHPGSQSAPPQTVPARQINRQAAPEPPPVLRPAEFKMLPREHLNKPQSIKPVQPMRRPVVVHHGHRPPHMTRHARPTANNLHKHPVNPHKHDRAHWHATNHGLPLHMSQVHRRRHRP; from the exons ATGAATGTATTGCTGTGTCCATTTGGGGTCATAATTTTGGCAG TGCTTCCTTTGACGTCATGTCAGGACCCAGTGCCCATTCAGTTCCAGAGCTCTCCTGTGCTGGTGGCTACAGGAACCAATGCTGTTTTTACAGTGCAGACCATCTCCAACATCTACTCCATCACGTGGCTCACTCCTGAAGGAGGCACTCTGGGCCAGTGGATCAACAACCAGGCTGTTCTTAATTCGATTGCCCAGTATCAAGGCAGAGTGAACATCAGTGCCACGCAGCTCACAATCAGCAACACCCGACTCAATGATGCTGGAAACTACACGGTCACTGTAACACCCTCTGGTTCCACCGGATTATCCACCAACTCCCGCTCGGTCACCTTGTCAGTTTTTG TTGCGGTGGGAGACGTGAGCCTGGTCGCGCCATCTGTGACTATTGAGGGTGGAAATGCATCTTTAACCTGCAGCTGGACTTCAGGCACCAACACCAGCGTGACATGGGGCAAAGGTAGCACCAATCTTCCCTCAGATCCTCGTTTCATCATCAACGCCGGGTCTCTCGTTATCAGTCCAGTGAATAGAAATGATGCCGGACAATACAGCTGCACCGTCAGCAACCCTGTTAGCAGCAAGACTGCCACAGCAAGCCTCACCGTTTACT ATGGCCCAGACACCCCTCAGGTGACGAGAACCTCCTCTGAGTGTGTTGGTGGAGGGGATGCCACCATAGGCCAGACGGTCCAACTTACCTgcgtatctgtctctctgccccCTGCTCTCTTGTCATGGCAATTTAATGGTCTCCCACTGACAGCCAGCCAGGCAAATGGTGGCACGctgaatttgcagattttttcAACCAATCAGAGTGGGCAGTACACATGCATAGCAAGTAACAGCATCACGACACAAACGTCGCAGCAGCAGTTAAGCCTTAACGTTGTGG CTACGTGTCTGAGTGTAGGTGCAGTTGCCGGAATAGTCGTCGCCTGCTTTGTTGCACTTGTGTTAATTATTGTCGCCATCATACTGATACTACGTCAAAGAAATG TTGATCAGAGACTCAGGACAGTCACTGAACAAAGGAAGGAAAACCTCAACAATAGgcagaca GTTCTTCCCGCTCCACAAAATGGTCATGATAATCCTGGGTTTCTCGGCCAGGGTGATCAACCTGACCCACCGCTGCACTATAACAGAATCAGTCGTTCAAAGGATCAGCAAACCACTAACCAACACAATATCAACAACGATTTACCGATACAAAACAGAACACCCAACACCAGTGCTGTTCAACCCAATGGCAATCTTAATACAGGCGTGGTCTCAAATGATGCCAACCTCAACTCCAATGCCCACTTACACAACAGCCAGTGGAATGATTTGATAGCCAGTTCAAATCAGCACAACCGCTCATTCCAACAAGTGGGCCAGCAGAACCCAAATATTCTCATACAGACTGGCCATGCAGAGTCAGGACCTCACACAGTCCTCATAAACCTTAATACACTACCACAGCATCAGAATGCCACTACACAACCTCACACTGTGCAAGTCAGTCTCAGTGCACCTCAACCTTCTTCTGGGCCCAACCAGTACAACATGCAGTATAATGATCAGCAAAGTAATGCCGTCCAACAGGAGCCTGCTACCACTAGTCACTCAAATCTTCATCATGTCAGTGGGCCACACTCCAATCCTCAGACTCGGATGGATAACAACCTTAATACAGCACAGCCTGCCAACAATAGCGCCTTAAGAAATGGACAACCCAGAAACCAACGTATCACCAACCAGACACGGTCAAGGCAGAATACTGACGATACATTTAATTACTCGGCGCAGACACGGACACAGTTAGGTCGCGTGCTCTCTGTTGACTACTCAGATGATGATACTCACCCACGCCAGATGCCGTGGGACAGAATACACGGTACACCCCAATACCCCAATCCTCAAATGGACAGTTATGAATTCCAAAATTCAGCACAGCAAAACAGTTCATTAGATTCAGAGAGTGGACGCACAGCTCCAGATGTAAGATCCTGGAGATCACCTGGGAATGAACAGATGCGGAGCATTTCCAGAGCTTCGAGAAGAAACTTTCTGCGACAGCTTGCTCACAGTACCGCCCAGAGACGTTCTCGAGCGGATCGGAACATGCTGAGACAAGTCACGCAGTCTAATGTGATTAATCAGCCACGTGCTGAACATCAAAGTCGGACTGCTCCACAGAACATTGCATCTCAGAGACATGGCATGAACAGCACGGACATAACAGTTCCTGTTTCTCAACAACAAACAGTTCAAATTCAGCCCAATCAACCTACACATTTAATCAGTCAGGCTGGTCCAGATCAGAGGCAGTCCGGTCCGCTCAATGCTGCCATTCCCAACACCGTCAGACTAACTCAGGCTGCTTTGCAGCAGCATACCATACAGGCACCCAACCCCTTTGTTAATCGGATTCATCAGACCCAATCTGCATTACAGCACCCTGGATCTCAGTCAGCACCTCCTCAAACTGTTCCTGCAAGGCAGATCAACCGCCAAGCTGCTCCAGAGCCTCCTCCAGTTCTACGCCCAGCAGAGTTTAAAATGCTACCTCGAGAGCATTTAAACAAACCACAATCTATAAAACCAGTTCAGCCCATGAGACGGCCCGTGGTCGTGCATCACGGACACAGACCTCCACACATGACCAGACATGCAAGACCTACGGCTAACAACTTACACAAACACCCAGTGAACCCTCACAAACATGACAGGGCACATTGGCATGCCACCAATCATGGCCTCCCACTACATATGAGCCAG GTCCACAGACGTAGACACAGACCCTGA
- the si:dkeyp-97a10.3 gene encoding uncharacterized protein si:dkeyp-97a10.3 isoform X2 yields the protein MLPLTSCQDPVPIQFQSSPVLVATGTNAVFTVQTISNIYSITWLTPEGGTLGQWINNQAVLNSIAQYQGRVNISATQLTISNTRLNDAGNYTVTVTPSGSTGLSTNSRSVTLSVFVAVGDVSLVAPSVTIEGGNASLTCSWTSGTNTSVTWGKGSTNLPSDPRFIINAGSLVISPVNRNDAGQYSCTVSNPVSSKTATASLTVYYGPDTPQVTRTSSECVGGGDATIGQTVQLTCVSVSLPPALLSWQFNGLPLTASQANGGTLNLQIFSTNQSGQYTCIASNSITTQTSQQQLSLNVVATCLSVGAVAGIVVACFVALVLIIVAIILILRQRNVDQRLRTVTEQRKENLNNRQTVLPAPQNGHDNPGFLGQGDQPDPPLHYNRISRSKDQQTTNQHNINNDLPIQNRTPNTSAVQPNGNLNTGVVSNDANLNSNAHLHNSQWNDLIASSNQHNRSFQQVGQQNPNILIQTGHAESGPHTVLINLNTLPQHQNATTQPHTVQVSLSAPQPSSGPNQYNMQYNDQQSNAVQQEPATTSHSNLHHVSGPHSNPQTRMDNNLNTAQPANNSALRNGQPRNQRITNQTRSRQNTDDTFNYSAQTRTQLGRVLSVDYSDDDTHPRQMPWDRIHGTPQYPNPQMDSYEFQNSAQQNSSLDSESGRTAPDVRSWRSPGNEQMRSISRASRRNFLRQLAHSTAQRRSRADRNMLRQVTQSNVINQPRAEHQSRTAPQNIASQRHGMNSTDITVPVSQQQTVQIQPNQPTHLISQAGPDQRQSGPLNAAIPNTVRLTQAALQQHTIQAPNPFVNRIHQTQSALQHPGSQSAPPQTVPARQINRQAAPEPPPVLRPAEFKMLPREHLNKPQSIKPVQPMRRPVVVHHGHRPPHMTRHARPTANNLHKHPVNPHKHDRAHWHATNHGLPLHMSQVHRRRHRP from the exons TGCTTCCTTTGACGTCATGTCAGGACCCAGTGCCCATTCAGTTCCAGAGCTCTCCTGTGCTGGTGGCTACAGGAACCAATGCTGTTTTTACAGTGCAGACCATCTCCAACATCTACTCCATCACGTGGCTCACTCCTGAAGGAGGCACTCTGGGCCAGTGGATCAACAACCAGGCTGTTCTTAATTCGATTGCCCAGTATCAAGGCAGAGTGAACATCAGTGCCACGCAGCTCACAATCAGCAACACCCGACTCAATGATGCTGGAAACTACACGGTCACTGTAACACCCTCTGGTTCCACCGGATTATCCACCAACTCCCGCTCGGTCACCTTGTCAGTTTTTG TTGCGGTGGGAGACGTGAGCCTGGTCGCGCCATCTGTGACTATTGAGGGTGGAAATGCATCTTTAACCTGCAGCTGGACTTCAGGCACCAACACCAGCGTGACATGGGGCAAAGGTAGCACCAATCTTCCCTCAGATCCTCGTTTCATCATCAACGCCGGGTCTCTCGTTATCAGTCCAGTGAATAGAAATGATGCCGGACAATACAGCTGCACCGTCAGCAACCCTGTTAGCAGCAAGACTGCCACAGCAAGCCTCACCGTTTACT ATGGCCCAGACACCCCTCAGGTGACGAGAACCTCCTCTGAGTGTGTTGGTGGAGGGGATGCCACCATAGGCCAGACGGTCCAACTTACCTgcgtatctgtctctctgccccCTGCTCTCTTGTCATGGCAATTTAATGGTCTCCCACTGACAGCCAGCCAGGCAAATGGTGGCACGctgaatttgcagattttttcAACCAATCAGAGTGGGCAGTACACATGCATAGCAAGTAACAGCATCACGACACAAACGTCGCAGCAGCAGTTAAGCCTTAACGTTGTGG CTACGTGTCTGAGTGTAGGTGCAGTTGCCGGAATAGTCGTCGCCTGCTTTGTTGCACTTGTGTTAATTATTGTCGCCATCATACTGATACTACGTCAAAGAAATG TTGATCAGAGACTCAGGACAGTCACTGAACAAAGGAAGGAAAACCTCAACAATAGgcagaca GTTCTTCCCGCTCCACAAAATGGTCATGATAATCCTGGGTTTCTCGGCCAGGGTGATCAACCTGACCCACCGCTGCACTATAACAGAATCAGTCGTTCAAAGGATCAGCAAACCACTAACCAACACAATATCAACAACGATTTACCGATACAAAACAGAACACCCAACACCAGTGCTGTTCAACCCAATGGCAATCTTAATACAGGCGTGGTCTCAAATGATGCCAACCTCAACTCCAATGCCCACTTACACAACAGCCAGTGGAATGATTTGATAGCCAGTTCAAATCAGCACAACCGCTCATTCCAACAAGTGGGCCAGCAGAACCCAAATATTCTCATACAGACTGGCCATGCAGAGTCAGGACCTCACACAGTCCTCATAAACCTTAATACACTACCACAGCATCAGAATGCCACTACACAACCTCACACTGTGCAAGTCAGTCTCAGTGCACCTCAACCTTCTTCTGGGCCCAACCAGTACAACATGCAGTATAATGATCAGCAAAGTAATGCCGTCCAACAGGAGCCTGCTACCACTAGTCACTCAAATCTTCATCATGTCAGTGGGCCACACTCCAATCCTCAGACTCGGATGGATAACAACCTTAATACAGCACAGCCTGCCAACAATAGCGCCTTAAGAAATGGACAACCCAGAAACCAACGTATCACCAACCAGACACGGTCAAGGCAGAATACTGACGATACATTTAATTACTCGGCGCAGACACGGACACAGTTAGGTCGCGTGCTCTCTGTTGACTACTCAGATGATGATACTCACCCACGCCAGATGCCGTGGGACAGAATACACGGTACACCCCAATACCCCAATCCTCAAATGGACAGTTATGAATTCCAAAATTCAGCACAGCAAAACAGTTCATTAGATTCAGAGAGTGGACGCACAGCTCCAGATGTAAGATCCTGGAGATCACCTGGGAATGAACAGATGCGGAGCATTTCCAGAGCTTCGAGAAGAAACTTTCTGCGACAGCTTGCTCACAGTACCGCCCAGAGACGTTCTCGAGCGGATCGGAACATGCTGAGACAAGTCACGCAGTCTAATGTGATTAATCAGCCACGTGCTGAACATCAAAGTCGGACTGCTCCACAGAACATTGCATCTCAGAGACATGGCATGAACAGCACGGACATAACAGTTCCTGTTTCTCAACAACAAACAGTTCAAATTCAGCCCAATCAACCTACACATTTAATCAGTCAGGCTGGTCCAGATCAGAGGCAGTCCGGTCCGCTCAATGCTGCCATTCCCAACACCGTCAGACTAACTCAGGCTGCTTTGCAGCAGCATACCATACAGGCACCCAACCCCTTTGTTAATCGGATTCATCAGACCCAATCTGCATTACAGCACCCTGGATCTCAGTCAGCACCTCCTCAAACTGTTCCTGCAAGGCAGATCAACCGCCAAGCTGCTCCAGAGCCTCCTCCAGTTCTACGCCCAGCAGAGTTTAAAATGCTACCTCGAGAGCATTTAAACAAACCACAATCTATAAAACCAGTTCAGCCCATGAGACGGCCCGTGGTCGTGCATCACGGACACAGACCTCCACACATGACCAGACATGCAAGACCTACGGCTAACAACTTACACAAACACCCAGTGAACCCTCACAAACATGACAGGGCACATTGGCATGCCACCAATCATGGCCTCCCACTACATATGAGCCAG GTCCACAGACGTAGACACAGACCCTGA
- the LOC113647188 gene encoding free fatty acid receptor 2-like, whose product MGVTKEQLSAVTRTSEEPRVTLLSCRSKTATMLWTKERSYSVLVVDSITLFTGLPANLLALYTFIRKVKQRATPLDVLLLSLNISDLLFLLFLPLRIKEAADMKWTVSFFLCPLSGFIYFSTIYNSTLLLTAISVERYLGVAFPIKYKLKRNPRYAVIASIMFWVVSMSNCTIVYIVEYHKHSNDTVMELSNRTSCYKEFTSEQLEILLPVRLELFIVLCCIPFFICCFCYIRFIIILSRLPSINPQKRSRAISLAIVTLLVFIICFVPFSVSHLVGFIGRYSPPWRVYTLLPSTFNACLDPFVFYFSSAAIRGTFTNIIQKFHNWLQHSLCQKFNCLKTGRTSAYVERTQSSNDSSP is encoded by the exons ATG GGTGTCACTAAAGAACAACTGAGTGCTGTGACCAGAACCTCAGAAGAACCAAGAGTAACCCTGCTCAGTTGTAG ATCTAAAACTGCGACCATGCTGTGGACAAAAGAGCGTAGCTATTCTGTCCTGGTTGTTGATAGCATCACTCTGTTCACTGGTCTTCCTGCCAACCTGCTGGCTCTCTACACCTTTATCCGAAAGGTGAAACAGCGTGCTACACCTCTAGATGTGCTCTTGCTCAGCCTTAATATTTCTGACCTTCTCTTCCTCTTGTTCCTTCCATTGCGCATTAAAGAGGCAGCTGACATGAAATGGACCGTGAGCTTTTTCCTTTGTCCGCTTTCAGGATTCATCTACTTCAGCACAATCTATAACAGCACCTTGCTCTTAACAGCTATCAGTGTGGAGCGCTATCTGGGAGTGGCCTTCCCCATCAAATACAAACTCAAGAGAAATCCTCGGTATGCTGTGATTGCCAGCATTATGTTCTGGGTGGTTTCAATGAGCAATTGCACTATTGTGTACATTGTGGAGTACCATAAACACAGCAATGACACTGTCATGGAGCTGTCCAACAGGACTTCCTGTTACAAAGAGTTTACCAGTGAGCAGCTGGAGATCCTTTTACCCGTCCGTCTTGAGTTGTTTATCGTCCTGTGCTGCATTCCTTTCTTCATCTGTTGCTTCTGCTACATCAGATTCATCATTATTCTTTCTCGCTTACCTAGCATCAATCCTCAGAAGCGCTCCAGGGCAATTAGCCTTGCTATAGTCACTCTTCTGGTTTTCATCATCTGCTTTGTACCGTTCAGTGTGTCTCATTTGGTGGGGTTTATTGGACGGTACAGTCCTCCTTGGAGAGTCTACACATTACTACCCAGCACCTTCAATGCCTGCTTGGACCcctttgtcttttatttttcttctgcaGCAATACGAGGAACATTCACcaacataatacaaaaattccaCAACTGGCTACAGCATTCCCTGTGTCAGAAATTCAACTGTCTGAAGACAGGCCGCACTTCTGCGTATGTGGAGAGAACACAGAGTTCAAATGATAGTTCTCCCTAG